The stretch of DNA TACAACCCAGGATCAATGATCACTGGTTTTGCCCGCTGAGACCTACACATTTCCAGGTACAGATTCAACCATAAAGTCTGCGCACTAGAATTaggaaaagaagaaagtaaatcaaatagaaaatttaCGTACACTTTCCAACCAATATCACTTGTATGATCAATGAAATTAAGGTCGCGTGGCAGATTCCAGAAAGTCAGAAGCAGATCTAATCAATCAAAACCCCTCAACCAATTACTCAGACAGGATAACAATTATAAAGAGACCTAAGTTTCTGAAAAAATGGAAGACGGACTCACCATCTTGAGTAACAAGCGGATAGTCCGACGCACTAAGGTTGATAAACCAGTCCCAATCCCCACCTTCCTTCAACAAGATCGCGGCGGCGTGCAGCGTATTCGCCACCATCGTGGGGCCCCGGTACGTCACCAGATTCGCCTTCGTTATCACCGCCACATTGCTGAATTTCGCAAATGTAGAGTGGTTCTTGACGAAGTTCTCCAGATCGAGGCGTTCCTGCGGCAACGACGCAGCATCGAGGTGGACGACGTAGCGGTTGTTGGGGTGGTAGAGGGCCAGGAGGGTTCGCTTGAGCATGTTGGCGTCGCCGACAGAGCCGGAGATGAGGTAGGCGAAGCGCGGCGGCAGAGGAGGGAGGGAGGCTGCGGGAATCGGGCGGAGCTTCGACTCGACGAAGAGGGAGGCGGAGCGGTAGAGCGGGAGGAGAGTGGTCCCGTCCGGCGGGGTTAGGGTTGAGAGGAAtagaagggaaagagagaggaTGGAGGCAATGGCTAGCCGGAAGATCCATTTGCGTTCCACCGAATGACGGGCGTTTCTCAGATGCAAGTAATACCTCTTCAATCTCTTCATTTCATATTCTAATTGTGTCTATGgatttcttctaattttattaattaatgtttctGCGAAGAGCTTGTGGGATGGACGAAGAAAGTTTCGATTCTTGCCGATGTATGTTAGATTAGATGAACAGAGTttggattttatcattttttaatgttaaaagaattattatacATCGGTGTTcacaaatctaaaaaataattacttttttttttggtgggggggAAATTATCCAAGTCACCATGATGTATTCTTTTGTAACTACAACTAACTAGAGGAGGACTGCTTCTTTCATTAATGTTGATGAAATTAGTAACTTTTTTGCCCCGCCCACGGTGGTTGGTTGTTTGCTTGATATGAACATTATAgactgttttcttatttttggtaCATTAACATTATAGATAGATTGTTTATCATACAAGATTTATTCACCCATCATTGCCCAACACACCATGCCGTCTTGTACCGTAATTTGAGAACcaaatattgtaataattaatGTCATAGATCttaaaaaatactcaaaaaattattatgctcataaataaatttaaattctaaggATTAGGGTAAAATAAGTTGAAATTTACATGTCTAAAATAAGTTGAACGTAAGGGAAAAACAACATTAATCTAAGCAATCGGAGCTGACAATGAACAGTGTGTAAAAAGCATCACTAAATACAGTATCTGCAGAGATATCAGCCTGAAAAGAATTGAAATTTACAGCAGTTTGAGAGTTCCTCCCTCCATCCTTTCATAAGATTTAGACTTCCTAATACAATCATGAAACCAAAGCACCAAAATCACCCATCTGATTGATTATTCGAGATGCATCATTGAGTCTGTTGGCTCTTTCATAAATGCTTGCAACAACAAGATGCAGCTCTTTCTTGTTCACATTAGGTTCAGAGTTGAGCTTTTCAAACAAGGAGTCCACCATGTCAAAGGCCCCCCTTGCGCCGTAGAGACTCAGCATCTGGAAGTGAACTTCATCTGGGAAAACACAACCCTCTTCCTGCATCTCGCTATAGACAGCATCCGCCTTCTCAAATTCCCGCGACTTCCCATAAGCATTCAGGACAAGAGCAATAGTGTTGGAATCAGGAAAATAGCCTGCCCCTCTCATCTTGTCAAAAACCTCGATGACATTCGTGTGCTTTCTATTTCTTGAGTAAAGGTCTATCATACAGCCGAATACGGATATGTCCTTAACTTCCCCGGCATCAAAAGCCTGTCTAAATACCCATGTAGCCTCTTCTATACGCCCAGCTCCAGCAAGAATTGTTATAGCAGTCTCCCTGGGCATGCTATCTGGGCGCTTAAGCTCGTGGAGCAGGCGCTTAGCGTGTGCAACCAAGCCTGCCCTCTCATAAGCCACAATCATAGTCTGATATAGGACCTGATCAATCTCAATCCCAGAAGTCCTAAGCTTCTGAAACAGTATGGCTGCTCGATCCAATTTCCTTGTCTTACCCCATATAGATATTATGGTTGAGTATGTAATGGCATTGGGTTCAATCCCTCTGCTCTGCATCTCCTGAATAAGATTATTCGCCTTTTCATGCTCAAGAGATTTCCCATAAATCTTAATCATGGTGTTATAAGTAACGACATTTTGCTCAATGTCTTTCCTCTGCATCAACCTAAACAGATGTATGGCTTCCCCGAAGAGCTCAGCCTCACCGTACACATGCAAAAGCGTATTGTAGCTAACAACATTTGGTTCAATTCCCATCTTCCTCAAGCTCCAGAAAAGCCTGTCAGCTTCCTTGGCCATATCAAGCTGCCCATACACATCAATCATAATGTTGCACGTAGTAAGATCAACCAGGCACTTAGCTGCCTTCATCTCCGAGAACACAGACAATGCCTCAACAAACTTTTGGTTCTCAACATACATGCTCAGAAGCGTTGAATAGCTCACAGTGTCAGGAACAACACCCGCTGATCTCATTTCCTGAAGAAGCAAACGTGCTTCCCGGAAAAGCTTAGCCTTCCCGAACACATTAATCATTGAATTGTAAGCAACCAGGTCAGGCAAAATGCCAGACCGCTTCAACCTCGAAAATATCGATATCGCCTTGGAGTAATCACCTAGTTTACGAGACAACTCGATCAGATTGCTATACAAAACGAGATCGCCAGTCACACGGTCTTGCTCCATTTTCTGAAGCCACGATAAGGCATCGTCAAACATACCCGCTTTACCAAAATGCGTTATAAGAGTCGAATACGTGTACCTATCCGCCGAAAGCGCTCGTTGCCGCATTTCCTCGAACAGGCCGTGTGCAGTCTGCCATTGCTTCGCCCGGAGCACGTTACGTATAACGACGTTGTAAGCGAACACAGACGGCGTATACAAAGCCACCTCATTGATCCAATCGAGCAGAGCAAGCGATCGTTGCCAGTCCGGTTCGCAAGAGAGAAGGGTCACCATGAACCGAATGGAAAGTTGCCGACCTTTGTACGGCGACATCAGAGCGTACAGTTCTTGCTCATTCGTAGTCTGGCCGATTGACAACAGGAGCTCGTCCATGTCGACGCTGTGGTCTAAGTACGCTACTTGCTCTCTTCGGCGATGAAGCTGCGTCGTTTCACGGAaggtgcttcttcttctccacacaTCTTTGGTTGAAGAAGGTGAGGCTGCGAAAACAATACAATAGCCGCCTCTTCCTCGACTACCATTTCTTTGTGACGGCAGCGCATTGCTGTAAGTCTTAACTCCGATTGAAGACAACGAAGACGATGGAATTGTATGCACGAGCATGGAAGTCGCATATACAGAATGAAGATGTACTCCCGTTCAACTCATCAATAGATTGGAACTCAGTGACACCGCTGTACATAGGTTATAGTTAAGTCCCCGTGTAAGAATCAGAAAATTGTAAATTAGTCGAAAGGCAACAACAGCACCAGTGGTCTAGTGGTAGAATAGTACCCTGCCACGGTACAGACCCGGGTTCGATTCCCGGCTGGTGCAGCCGACATTTTTGTGCTCTTGTGGACTGAGCTTGATTATGCTTTTTGGTCTCAAACTTGAGCACAAATatgaattattgtaatttacaTTCTCTTTCTATCTTTCCCTAAGTTGGCACAAAGTGCGTAAATGAAAGCCTGTATAAATCAATCTGCTTAGAATGTCCTCCTTACAAATGAGATCGGTTGCTTGATACATGTGTGTATATgccaaattaatttgtaaagcAATAATAATAAGTTCATACAAAGAATCTGTAACTAGTAAGTAATTAAAGTATAATTTGTAAGAGGACTTGTGAAGCAGAACAAATAATTACATCGATCGCTTTGATAATTGGACTAGAGGATGGGAGCCAAAGAATAATATTGTTAGAACACGTACGTCTGGAACATGAGGAAgcaaataaatgaaagaataggaggggggaaaaaaaaagaaacaaaatttggCATGGTACGTATATACATGGTGTGGGGTACCATAACTCTCTTGCTGTTTATTTGGCACTGGTAAGGCTGAAACATGCAGCGGCGTTCTTGAGTTCATTCTTCGATATAAGCTCTGTCGCATGCGTGGCCGCATCCTTCCATGGCGATTCACAGCTGCATGTGAAAATAGGATTTGAGTagtctagctagctagctacgtacgtacgtacatacatacattggATGACACAATTTGGCTAGTATCTACGAAGGATATATGATGAACCGGACTAAGAGAGAGGTGATAACAATATGGGCTTGCACATACCATGATGACTCGCATGCATCCTTCGATTCAATGTAAGATTGTCTATCATCCGCCATCGTATCAAATGGAATCTCGTCGTAATCGACTTCCGTTTCTTGCTGGATGGGAAACGTCTGCGAATTTTCCAACTGGGACTGAATGGCGACTGATTCGATGccattattgttgttaaaattcaGGTGTTGAATCCACAACGGTTTGGTCACGTCCTCGCTAGATTCAACGCAAAAGCTATAATTATCAACTCTAGTAATTGTACTACTGTTCATGACGAACTGGTGATTGGCCTCGAGAGGTATCGAATTATTGGCTATTTGCGGATGCTGCGGCACCAGTAAGGCATTGTTGCGCGCTGGATTCGTCACCCCAAGCTGCAACTCTGAGGAAGGGGAGTAATTGTGATCGACCATCTGCTGGGTCTCTTCTCGCCACATGGCAAGTTGGGCGTGAACGTAATGAAGCTCTTCCATGGCTTGCATATACTGGAGATGATAAGACTTGATGATCCCCAAGCAGCCGGTGACAGGGAACATCTCGCGCATATCGGACTCAAAAATGATGGATTTCATGGCCTCGTCCTTCTGTTCTTGAGTGGTCATGAGGTTGAGTATGCGCATGATGTTGTGGACGCCAAAGAGGCGATGAGCGTTCTGGAACATCTTGGTCTGGTTGGCAGGGAAATATGGGGCCAAGGGACAATTGGAGATGCACTTTCTTCTCTGGTACTTGCACGCAGCGCAAGCTTGGCTTGTGCCACCTTTCACCGTCATCTTAGCCGCCGGAGGTGGTGATGCTCACACCGTacattgcattgcattgcatacAAACGTAAGTAAAATGcgaatattatattatatcatagcTTGGAAAAGGCGACACCTGTACGAGATCGCTGCACGTGTGCATCCGTGACGCAGTTGGGATTTTGAATTCCGAGTCCGTAGGGGTTTGTTTAATTTGTACTTTTGAATCTTTTACTGCTTCAGTCAGACGAGAGCTGGCCAATGGGGATTGGCCGCGTCGTGTGTTCGGGGGCAATTGCGAAGGGTATAGTCGGTAGTTcagttttttaatttgatctaaAGAAAGTATACTGTTGACTTTTCAACGGATAGAAATAACACAACTGTTTTGTGTTGGGAAGTAAGTATGGTGAGGTTTTGACTTTTTCAAACGAGCGTAGGGATTACGGGATAGTAGCTTctgccatttttcttttatgttaaGCTTTACGATTTTCAAATCCTGTTAATATTTCTGttgctatgtatatatatatatatattataacttattcaaatacaaattttattataaaacttattcaaatacaaatttttaaaataaaaaatagcattgaaaagtatatatatatatataatatagtcaGAATAACAGTTCTTGCTCAATAcatgattatttaaattgaaaaaataaaatattaagaaaaaatagataattatcaaaaaatacaaattttgacTAGTATagtattatttcaattatatgacgaattttttaatttatcccTTTTACATTTGAACTTTTAATTTCTTATCAGTTCTACAAAACCACTAAAATTTACATGATAATTAAtactttttttgtattaataattgatttttctctctattttttttaacttaaccaaaaaattaataattagtaTACCAAAAGAGcattaattatgtaaattattCTAATGGtgttgtataaaataaaaatattaaatgtaaaattaatattttttaaaaaaattgtaggttaaattaataaataggtcaaagtttagtatattattttagtaattaacTCTGAAAAAAATCATACCCATCGAACTTATTAAGAgcaattaattgataaaatcatcaatcaattaaaaatttaaaagttgtcATCTGATTTTGGAAATTACTATTAGCAATtgatagaattaattaattggttaatTATGTgagtttgattttaatttaaatttgagaatAACTTATAATTATTACATGAGTGAAGTAGATGTGTTCGTTGTTAGTTCCTTGCTATTGGTTAAAAGTCAATAAGGGATACCTTAATTACTTCCTTTTATAACTTAGATGATAATTAATATCgttctatatattattttctcttcttttcttttagatGCAAATGtctttgattttgttgtttatttttaaatactttacTTCATGGGAAATCTGTTTAGCAGGTGTACTACACACATGACAGGTTCATCCTAAGATTCCTAACGCACGTTGCTCTCCTTTATGAGGCACTTCACCATGCATGTTAATAATGGTTCAAGTTTTCTTTTCGAAGACTCTATTTTCCTGAGGGGTATAGAGCATAGTGCACTGTGAATTATGCCATTCAAACTGGAGTGACTTGTACTCTTCTCTATATATTATCAATCCTCAAGCACTTCAAATGACACACACTCTGCTTATCTTGAACTCCTTGAATTTTGTAAGAacttcccttttctcttttaataGATAAAACCAAATTTTTCCACTAATTAAAGTCATTAGTAAAAGGCAAAATATATTTGTTACCTCCAATCGTAGTGGGATTAATGGGCTCACAAAACATTTGAGTGCACTAACTCCAGGCGATGAGATGCCTTTCTTGATCATCTGTTTGAAAAAGACTTTCTTTTGTTGTGCAATCAATTTTGAGCAATCTTATCACCATATTATTCTCTTCTAACCCTATCTCCAATGCTACTTCCTACTTTACTccctattttattatatatataattcacttcctattttaattttatttcaaaaattgtgTATGTTTCAACCACACTCCCTATTCTCTTTTCTATTtgattctctattttatttatttattaataaacttcaattctatttattttactttataattttcactactataaaaattattatttattttataatttaataataaatatgattgtattagattcaataattaaatacacaaaataattagatacacaTATACAAATAATTagtaatcaaatacacacaaatacaaaattaataatcaaatacgcacatacataaatcaataatcaaaatacataaatacacaatATCCCTCATtcaatacacaaataaataaaaatatttagaaaaaaaatcacaacCAAATATGGAATGGACGATGAACAAGCCACAACAACAGGTTTACTGCCAATCGTTCTGCTCGTTACTGCCGATGGTGCTTCCTCTTGTTGTCGTAGCCTTCGTTGGTCGTCGCAACCGCCGGATTTGGTGGTCAATTTTGTCTTTCGCCGCGCCTAGGCAACTTGTCTTCTTGTGTTCTAGTATTGCTGCGTCTGCACGTTATCTTTTCTAGTTGATGTCATCTTCACCAATAGCCATTGTGGGAGGAGAGACGACGAGAATCCTCTTGCAGATTTTGATAGCCACATTTGGCTATGCTTTTGAGTTTCACCAGATTTTGGCAATAGCAAGGTCGGTTAGAGGCATCAATCTGGGGTTGGCCCCCTATGTTTGGCTTGGTGAACAGAAATAGCAACCCCGTTGGAGATAACCTAAGATCTTCAATCCAGTCACCATATTCCTTTATTGGTGAGTTTTTTCTAAAACAATTGATTACAGActtttttttaagcaaaatcCTATCAGAGgaataaatacaaatacattAAATTTGATCCTATCTGGATGCTTGAAGAACACGATGTATCTCATTGAAACTCCAAAGCAATCTCGATTTCATCTTTCAACAGATCAGATTCATTGTGCTTACCTTTCCTTGCTCGAGTCTTCCACGCGagcccct from Diospyros lotus cultivar Yz01 chromosome 6, ASM1463336v1, whole genome shotgun sequence encodes:
- the LOC127803912 gene encoding beta-glucuronosyltransferase GlcAT14B-like: MKRLKRYYLHLRNARHSVERKWIFRLAIASILSLSLLFLSTLTPPDGTTLLPLYRSASLFVESKLRPIPAASLPPLPPRFAYLISGSVGDANMLKRTLLALYHPNNRYVVHLDAASLPQERLDLENFVKNHSTFAKFSNVAVITKANLVTYRGPTMVANTLHAAAILLKEGGDWDWFINLSASDYPLVTQDDLLLTFWNLPRDLNFIDHTSDIGWKVSQRAKPVIIDPGLYMSKKGDVFWITQRRSVPTAFKLFTGSAWMALSRPFIDFCIWGWDNLPRRILMYYTNFLSSPEGYFHTVICNAQDFRNTIVNSDLHFISWDNPPKQHPHYLTLDDMSMMVSSNAPFARKFHRDDPVLDKIDSELLFRGQDMAVPGGWCVGSTENGKDPCSVVGNTTVLRPTAGAKRLENLIKSLLSSNSFRPRQCT
- the LOC127803911 gene encoding pentatricopeptide repeat-containing protein At5g39980, chloroplastic translates to MLVHTIPSSSLSSIGVKTYSNALPSQRNGSRGRGGYCIVFAASPSSTKDVWRRRSTFRETTQLHRRREQVAYLDHSVDMDELLLSIGQTTNEQELYALMSPYKGRQLSIRFMVTLLSCEPDWQRSLALLDWINEVALYTPSVFAYNVVIRNVLRAKQWQTAHGLFEEMRQRALSADRYTYSTLITHFGKAGMFDDALSWLQKMEQDRVTGDLVLYSNLIELSRKLGDYSKAISIFSRLKRSGILPDLVAYNSMINVFGKAKLFREARLLLQEMRSAGVVPDTVSYSTLLSMYVENQKFVEALSVFSEMKAAKCLVDLTTCNIMIDVYGQLDMAKEADRLFWSLRKMGIEPNVVSYNTLLHVYGEAELFGEAIHLFRLMQRKDIEQNVVTYNTMIKIYGKSLEHEKANNLIQEMQSRGIEPNAITYSTIISIWGKTRKLDRAAILFQKLRTSGIEIDQVLYQTMIVAYERAGLVAHAKRLLHELKRPDSMPRETAITILAGAGRIEEATWVFRQAFDAGEVKDISVFGCMIDLYSRNRKHTNVIEVFDKMRGAGYFPDSNTIALVLNAYGKSREFEKADAVYSEMQEEGCVFPDEVHFQMLSLYGARGAFDMVDSLFEKLNSEPNVNKKELHLVVASIYERANRLNDASRIINQMGDFGALVS
- the LOC127803655 gene encoding LOB domain-containing protein 27-like, which translates into the protein MTVKGGTSQACAACKYQRRKCISNCPLAPYFPANQTKMFQNAHRLFGVHNIMRILNLMTTQEQKDEAMKSIIFESDMREMFPVTGCLGIIKSYHLQYMQAMEELHYVHAQLAMWREETQQMVDHNYSPSSELQLGVTNPARNNALLVPQHPQIANNSIPLEANHQFVMNSSTITRVDNYSFCVESSEDVTKPLWIQHLNFNNNNGIESVAIQSQLENSQTFPIQQETEVDYDEIPFDTMADDRQSYIESKDACESSCCESPWKDAATHATELISKNELKNAAACFSLTSAK